The Nitrospira tepida genome includes a window with the following:
- a CDS encoding flagellin N-terminal helical domain-containing protein, with the protein MSLVVNTNIASLAAQRNLTSSTNSLTRSVERLSSGLRITRAADDAAGLGVSETLRASIRSINQARRNASDGISLTQIADGAAQEIGNLLARMRELATQSGSGTVGTTERSYLDQEFVALRSEIDRIASVTEFNGQALLSGATNSFSVFIGFKSGASNVLSVDLNDLDLNALGLSSVNISSANNAQSSLANIDSAISAVATARAEYGSIQNRFEATIANLAVTSENYSAAESRIRDADVAYETAIFTRNQILVQSGVAILAQANALPQAALALLSR; encoded by the coding sequence ATGTCACTTGTCGTGAATACCAACATCGCGTCCTTGGCCGCCCAGCGGAACTTGACGAGCAGCACCAATTCGCTGACTCGGTCGGTCGAGCGGCTGTCTTCGGGCTTGCGGATCACCCGGGCGGCCGACGACGCCGCCGGCCTCGGCGTATCGGAAACGTTGCGGGCGAGCATCCGCAGCATCAATCAGGCCAGACGAAACGCCAGCGACGGCATCAGCTTGACGCAGATCGCCGACGGCGCCGCGCAGGAAATTGGAAACCTGCTGGCCCGGATGCGCGAATTGGCCACGCAATCCGGCAGCGGCACGGTGGGCACGACCGAACGCTCATATCTGGACCAAGAATTCGTTGCGCTGCGTTCGGAGATCGACCGGATCGCCAGCGTGACCGAATTCAATGGCCAGGCGCTCTTGAGCGGGGCGACCAACAGTTTCAGCGTGTTTATTGGGTTTAAGAGCGGCGCCAGCAACGTCCTCTCGGTCGATCTGAACGACCTGGACCTCAATGCGCTGGGATTGAGCAGCGTCAATATTTCCTCCGCCAACAACGCCCAGAGTTCGTTGGCCAACATCGACAGCGCCATCAGCGCCGTCGCCACCGCCCGTGCGGAATACGGGTCCATTCAAAACCGGTTCGAGGCCACGATCGCCAACCTGGCGGTGACCAGCGAGAATTATTCGGCCGCCGAGTCCCGCATCCGGGATGCGGACGTGGCGTATGAAACCGCGATCTTCACGCGGAACCAGATTCTCGTGCAGTCCGGCGTTGCGATTCTGGCGCAGGCCAACGCGCTGCCGCAGGCGGCACTGGCTCTCCTCAGCAGGTAA
- a CDS encoding glycosyltransferase family 9 protein — protein MSRQVLILNITRMGDLVQSVPLIARLRHEWPDAAVDLVVDRSFAPVAALLPNVRQVHAFDFRALTENGRAMTKDLVSLYRELKRWAQPLAEVHYDRIVNLTFNRRSGMLAAYVGARDIRGVTCAPDGTTVVRNPWMAYFTDLHRHRRLNRFNLVDLYALGGSGPGPFTPLRMSVSAEARERARALIGRQQPEGGWMAVQVGASEIIKAWRPDSFGRTLAAIARRAPVGFVMIGTEAEREAVELAINAYRNAGGAAPLLNVLGRTDVESLTAMLEECRLLLTNDTGPMHLAISAGTPVVDLSVGHVDFRETGPYGPGHWVVQPDLGCAPCGFDQVCAHHACKERILSEQAADLCLYGMGLGPMPVHATGVRIYQSAVDEDGLGAYALRVGRVDAATEWYAALWRRYWYQVFTGRASLVPAPQGDAPDREEQRTVFRHLAPLIRRLVAQSDELERLCRRPVPPVSSVQALQAEMRDLRRRAVTLAAESPAFGPAAVAFVRETCNGEAQTLAAMASEHLRAYRTWQRRAQEIADLICAQPNGDRSRSVTAPDPDGCRMSAAGLM, from the coding sequence GTGAGCCGCCAAGTGTTGATCCTGAACATCACCCGGATGGGCGATCTCGTTCAGTCGGTCCCATTGATCGCGCGGCTTCGCCATGAATGGCCGGATGCGGCGGTGGATCTGGTCGTGGACCGGAGTTTTGCCCCTGTGGCTGCGCTGTTGCCGAATGTACGGCAGGTCCATGCGTTCGACTTCCGGGCCCTGACCGAGAACGGCCGCGCGATGACGAAGGATCTGGTCTCGTTGTATCGGGAACTCAAGCGATGGGCGCAGCCGCTGGCCGAGGTGCATTACGACCGGATCGTGAATCTCACGTTCAACCGGCGTAGCGGGATGCTGGCCGCCTATGTCGGGGCGCGGGACATCCGGGGGGTGACCTGCGCGCCTGATGGCACGACGGTTGTGCGGAATCCCTGGATGGCCTACTTCACTGATCTGCATCGGCATCGACGGTTGAACCGTTTCAATCTCGTCGATCTCTACGCGCTCGGCGGCAGCGGCCCCGGTCCCTTCACTCCATTGCGGATGTCCGTGTCGGCCGAGGCCCGCGAGCGGGCTCGGGCACTCATCGGCCGGCAACAGCCAGAGGGGGGGTGGATGGCCGTGCAGGTCGGGGCGAGCGAGATCATCAAGGCCTGGCGTCCCGACTCGTTTGGCCGGACGCTGGCCGCGATCGCCCGGCGCGCACCGGTCGGATTCGTCATGATCGGGACGGAGGCAGAGCGGGAGGCGGTGGAACTGGCGATCAACGCCTATCGAAATGCAGGCGGGGCCGCGCCTCTCTTGAATGTGTTGGGACGCACCGATGTGGAATCCCTGACGGCCATGCTGGAGGAGTGCCGGCTGCTGTTGACAAACGATACGGGGCCGATGCATCTGGCAATTTCCGCCGGCACCCCGGTTGTCGATCTCTCCGTTGGCCACGTGGATTTTCGAGAGACCGGCCCCTATGGGCCGGGCCATTGGGTCGTGCAGCCGGATCTTGGGTGCGCTCCCTGCGGATTTGATCAGGTCTGCGCACACCATGCCTGCAAGGAGCGGATTCTTTCTGAGCAGGCTGCGGACCTCTGTCTGTATGGCATGGGACTCGGCCCGATGCCGGTCCATGCCACTGGCGTGCGGATCTACCAATCGGCGGTCGATGAAGACGGCCTGGGCGCCTATGCATTGAGGGTCGGCCGAGTCGATGCCGCGACGGAGTGGTACGCCGCCCTGTGGAGGCGCTATTGGTATCAGGTCTTCACCGGGCGGGCGAGCCTCGTTCCTGCGCCGCAAGGGGATGCGCCGGACAGAGAAGAACAACGAACAGTATTCCGCCATCTGGCTCCGTTGATCCGGCGGTTGGTCGCGCAATCGGACGAGCTTGAGCGGTTGTGCCGTCGTCCGGTTCCACCGGTCTCCTCGGTGCAAGCGCTTCAGGCTGAGATGCGTGACCTGCGCCGGCGCGCCGTCACCCTCGCCGCCGAGAGCCCGGCTTTCGGTCCCGCCGCCGTGGCCTTCGTGAGGGAAACCTGCAACGGGGAGGCGCAGACGCTGGCTGCCATGGCCTCGGAGCACCTGCGAGCCTACCGGACATGGCAGCGACGCGCTCAGGAGATCGCCGATCTGATCTGTGCTCAACCGAATGGTGATCGCTCGCGATCCGTGACGGCGCCGGACCCGGACGGATGCCGAATGTCCGCGGCCGGCCTGATGTGA
- a CDS encoding flagellar protein FlaG — MIPEMVNSSGPMTAGGTGETGQAGPRIPPAPTRRSERHEVDSVGQDEPIRTARSSADQTPSSNDSRLRYEVDQDLHRLVVKVLNGESGDLVRQIPPEEVLRVAKFLQDNPGRLVDERI; from the coding sequence ATGATTCCGGAGATGGTCAACTCAAGCGGGCCCATGACGGCCGGCGGAACGGGAGAGACCGGGCAGGCCGGGCCTCGCATCCCACCCGCTCCCACTCGTCGTTCGGAGCGTCATGAAGTGGACAGCGTGGGCCAGGATGAGCCGATCCGGACGGCTCGATCGAGCGCGGACCAGACGCCCTCGTCCAACGATTCTCGCCTTCGCTATGAAGTCGATCAGGATCTTCATCGATTGGTCGTCAAGGTACTGAACGGAGAGTCCGGCGATCTGGTGCGTCAGATTCCGCCGGAGGAAGTGCTTCGCGTCGCAAAATTCTTGCAGGACAATCCCGGACGGCTCGTTGACGAGCGCATCTGA
- a CDS encoding glycosyltransferase, which yields MHIALINSPSLARRPVSRSMAGGLGFDGGEHLLLPPLDLATMASSLRHAGESVELIDADPLRLDETGVCRRLEGRTWDVLLATVALPTLEADAAFLVELRRRHPEAKVFGKTLIRDHRTLETLLGQSAADLVIHGEADLSIVDLVAGRTRKGCAWLEQGDGPNSVILRFEEGEPVSDLNRLPFPARDLLPNRQYVYPLLGSPVATLQTSRGCPYPCGYYCPYPLVEGVKWRSQSPERIAAEIKEIVEHNGITKLYFRDATFTLNQERIGRLCDLIVEAGWTLEWMCETRVDCLSDGLMEKMRAAGCAGLLIGVETGDEAVMHHREGKKGLTVPRLAHVRDKARGLGIRLHFLLIVGLPKETRESIVATYDLIQRYQPDTIGVTIITPYPGTPLYEEALQQGWIDSVRWGDYGGHQVPMHTPQLSREDLITGKQFLEEGFAILERRLREGASALVEAVAAQHYEQVLRWAYRLEPIAQAIREAAPVRSASAAPAQVEALNRQLAADPNEDPGADLSRPAPELSVVIPTYNRQAIVKKTLLAFASQTLSPDQFEVLLVDDGSTDGTVAMARRMKLPFSLRVFARPHGGANVARNEGIRAARGRIVVITGDDMIPEPSFLEAHATFHRKFPVETEAMLGFIDWSPEITVTPFMKFIVSPEGGQQFAYHLVKNGKVDFRLFYTSNLSLKRPFLQRQATLFDPDFLYPAFDDVELGYRLANQGMQIHFNPLAVTKHHHEITPESFVERQRKAGQMAVLLAGKHPVLNELMLKLDEVPRDPGASAVARDRMALLISVLKEVEKPAVARLAALRIQDMGFDQYYAKTVLYPLYQTLLTSAFQEGVRLGLQQSQPTQQARQEPPAANHAPGKRYDVSIIVPVFNKVDLTRQCLTALAAVTHRVEYEVIVVDDGSTDGTPEFLASLGGDVQTVRNEANSGFAKSCNRGAAIARGRYLVFLNNDTIPLEGWLQALVDEVETHAEVAVVGSKLLYEDGTIQHAGVVFSKVVFTPYHLYRQLPGDHPVVNRRREFQCVTAACTLIRRDVFEAAGGFDEGYRNSFEDVDLCLKIRERGWRIIYQPKSVLYHLESQSPGRKAHDADNAKRLRDRWGQHWWIPDEDIAYVEDGLAFRQTADGEILRTRLDPLTDSNERRRWELVAEAQRLAQQQERQGLRALLARVQEWPDDEWVLRWAAMVCRIIGACDLSALFWERVLKIADDPEARCSLAKTALEAGAVEQAEEHVAALLRLKPDHAEGWLMRAVLSMQRRTFEEAEKQFERAFRLGADAKRAQLGMGMAVVGQNQPEKAWHIYRHLSAEYPDDQEVLHWLLRVGASLERWEPLSDDLERYIVRNPGDLSARFAYAGTLLRLGRIEAARKEYDTIRLLNPGFEGLDDLAKSLSAAGSLPLVA from the coding sequence ATGCACATCGCCTTGATCAACAGCCCATCGTTGGCGCGTCGCCCCGTCAGCCGGAGTATGGCCGGAGGCCTGGGGTTCGATGGAGGCGAACACCTGTTGTTGCCGCCTCTGGATCTGGCGACGATGGCGTCCTCCTTGCGCCATGCCGGGGAATCGGTGGAGCTGATTGACGCCGATCCGTTGCGCCTGGACGAGACCGGTGTCTGCCGGCGGTTGGAGGGCCGGACATGGGATGTCCTGCTGGCCACGGTCGCCCTGCCGACCCTTGAAGCCGATGCGGCGTTCCTTGTCGAACTGCGCCGCCGACATCCCGAGGCCAAGGTCTTTGGCAAGACCTTGATCCGCGATCACCGCACGCTCGAAACCTTGCTCGGACAAAGCGCCGCCGATTTAGTGATCCACGGTGAAGCGGACCTGTCGATCGTGGATCTGGTCGCCGGGCGGACGAGGAAAGGATGCGCCTGGCTGGAGCAGGGCGATGGTCCCAACAGCGTGATCCTCCGTTTCGAAGAGGGCGAGCCGGTATCCGATTTGAATCGGCTTCCCTTTCCCGCCAGGGATCTGCTGCCGAACCGGCAGTACGTCTATCCTCTGCTCGGATCGCCGGTCGCCACGCTCCAGACGAGCCGGGGCTGTCCCTACCCCTGCGGCTACTACTGTCCCTATCCTCTGGTCGAAGGCGTGAAGTGGCGGTCGCAGAGTCCCGAACGCATTGCAGCCGAGATCAAGGAGATCGTCGAGCATAACGGCATCACCAAACTTTATTTCCGCGACGCGACGTTCACGCTCAACCAGGAACGGATCGGGCGTCTGTGCGACCTGATCGTGGAGGCGGGCTGGACGTTGGAATGGATGTGCGAAACGCGAGTGGATTGCCTGAGCGACGGGCTGATGGAGAAGATGCGGGCCGCCGGCTGCGCTGGCCTGCTGATCGGCGTGGAAACCGGCGACGAAGCCGTGATGCATCATCGGGAGGGAAAAAAGGGGCTCACCGTGCCGCGGCTGGCCCACGTGCGCGACAAGGCTCGGGGCCTGGGGATTCGCCTGCATTTTCTGTTGATCGTGGGACTGCCTAAAGAAACGCGCGAATCCATTGTCGCCACCTACGACCTGATCCAGCGGTATCAACCCGATACGATCGGCGTGACGATCATCACGCCCTATCCGGGAACCCCGCTCTATGAGGAGGCGCTCCAACAGGGCTGGATCGACTCGGTTCGCTGGGGCGACTACGGAGGCCACCAGGTGCCGATGCACACGCCGCAATTGTCGCGCGAGGATCTGATCACAGGCAAACAGTTCTTGGAGGAGGGGTTCGCCATCCTTGAGCGGCGGCTCCGGGAAGGGGCATCGGCGCTCGTCGAAGCCGTGGCGGCCCAACATTATGAACAGGTTCTCAGATGGGCCTATCGATTGGAACCGATCGCTCAGGCGATCCGAGAGGCCGCCCCCGTACGGTCCGCTAGCGCCGCGCCGGCTCAAGTAGAGGCATTGAACCGGCAGCTTGCGGCCGATCCGAACGAGGATCCAGGTGCCGATTTGTCCCGTCCCGCCCCCGAACTGAGCGTCGTGATCCCAACTTACAACCGACAGGCAATCGTCAAGAAGACACTTCTGGCCTTTGCCTCGCAGACGCTCTCTCCGGACCAGTTTGAGGTGCTGCTGGTGGATGACGGGTCCACGGACGGCACCGTCGCCATGGCGCGTCGCATGAAGCTGCCGTTTTCCCTCCGCGTCTTCGCTCGGCCGCATGGAGGAGCCAATGTTGCCCGCAATGAGGGGATCCGCGCCGCTCGGGGGCGCATCGTGGTCATCACCGGGGACGACATGATTCCCGAGCCGAGCTTCCTGGAGGCCCATGCGACGTTTCATCGGAAGTTTCCGGTGGAAACGGAGGCCATGTTGGGGTTCATCGATTGGTCGCCGGAGATTACGGTCACGCCGTTCATGAAATTCATCGTCTCGCCGGAAGGGGGCCAGCAGTTTGCCTACCATCTGGTCAAGAACGGCAAGGTGGATTTCCGCCTGTTCTACACGAGCAATCTCTCCCTCAAACGGCCGTTCTTGCAGCGGCAGGCGACCCTGTTCGATCCGGATTTCCTGTATCCCGCCTTCGACGATGTCGAGCTGGGCTATCGCTTGGCGAACCAGGGGATGCAGATTCACTTCAATCCGCTGGCAGTGACCAAGCACCATCACGAGATCACTCCCGAGAGTTTTGTCGAGCGCCAGCGAAAGGCCGGACAGATGGCGGTGTTGCTGGCCGGCAAGCATCCCGTGTTGAACGAGCTGATGTTGAAGCTCGATGAAGTGCCGCGCGACCCGGGAGCCTCCGCCGTCGCCCGCGATCGGATGGCCTTGCTCATCTCGGTGCTCAAGGAAGTCGAAAAGCCGGCGGTCGCGCGCCTGGCTGCCCTTCGGATTCAGGACATGGGCTTTGATCAGTACTACGCCAAGACCGTGCTCTATCCCCTCTACCAGACCCTGCTCACGTCGGCGTTCCAGGAGGGAGTCCGCCTGGGCCTGCAACAGAGCCAGCCCACACAGCAGGCTCGGCAGGAACCGCCAGCGGCGAATCACGCTCCCGGGAAGCGTTATGACGTCTCCATCATTGTGCCAGTGTTCAACAAGGTCGACTTGACCAGGCAATGCCTCACGGCCTTGGCGGCGGTCACTCACAGGGTCGAGTATGAAGTGATCGTCGTGGATGACGGCTCGACGGACGGGACCCCGGAGTTTCTGGCCTCGCTCGGCGGCGATGTCCAGACCGTGCGGAATGAGGCGAACAGCGGGTTCGCCAAGAGTTGCAACCGCGGGGCCGCCATAGCGCGCGGACGGTATCTCGTCTTTTTGAACAACGACACGATTCCGCTGGAAGGCTGGCTTCAAGCCTTGGTGGACGAAGTGGAGACCCATGCCGAGGTGGCGGTCGTGGGCAGCAAGTTGTTGTACGAAGACGGCACGATCCAACATGCTGGGGTCGTATTCTCAAAGGTCGTCTTCACGCCCTACCACCTGTACCGGCAATTGCCAGGCGATCACCCGGTGGTGAACAGGCGGCGGGAGTTCCAGTGTGTGACGGCTGCCTGCACGTTGATCCGGCGGGACGTGTTCGAGGCCGCGGGGGGATTCGACGAAGGGTATCGCAACAGTTTTGAAGACGTGGATCTCTGCCTGAAGATCCGCGAGCGGGGTTGGCGGATCATCTATCAGCCGAAGAGCGTCCTCTACCACCTGGAAAGCCAGAGTCCGGGCCGAAAGGCCCACGACGCCGACAACGCCAAGCGCCTGCGTGATCGCTGGGGACAGCACTGGTGGATTCCTGACGAGGATATCGCCTACGTCGAGGACGGGCTGGCGTTCCGGCAAACGGCCGACGGCGAGATCCTGCGGACCAGACTTGACCCCTTGACCGATTCGAACGAGCGCCGACGCTGGGAGTTGGTCGCAGAGGCCCAACGGTTGGCCCAACAGCAGGAACGGCAGGGGCTTCGAGCCCTGCTGGCCAGGGTGCAGGAGTGGCCTGATGATGAGTGGGTGCTTCGTTGGGCCGCCATGGTTTGCCGGATCATCGGGGCCTGTGACTTGTCCGCTCTGTTCTGGGAGCGCGTGCTGAAGATCGCGGACGATCCGGAGGCCCGCTGCTCGCTGGCCAAGACGGCTCTTGAAGCCGGAGCGGTGGAACAGGCCGAGGAACATGTGGCCGCGTTGTTGCGGCTCAAGCCGGATCATGCCGAAGGGTGGTTGATGCGGGCGGTGCTGTCGATGCAGCGACGGACGTTTGAGGAGGCGGAGAAGCAATTCGAACGGGCCTTCCGCCTCGGCGCCGACGCGAAACGGGCCCAGTTGGGAATGGGCATGGCGGTCGTCGGCCAGAATCAGCCGGAGAAGGCGTGGCATATCTACCGGCACCTGTCGGCCGAATATCCGGACGACCAAGAGGTCCTCCATTGGTTGTTGCGGGTCGGCGCCTCGCTCGAACGGTGGGAACCGTTGTCCGACGATCTGGAACGGTACATCGTTCGTAATCCCGGCGACCTGTCCGCGCGGTTTGCCTATGCCGGTACGTTGCTGCGACTGGGCCGCATAGAGGCGGCGCGCAAAGAGTACGACACGATCCGCCTGTTGAATCCCGGCTTCGAGGGTCTGGACGACCTCGCGAAAAGCCTGTCCGCTGCCGGAAGCCTGCCGCTTGTCGCATGA
- a CDS encoding glycosyltransferase family 9 protein — protein MSEPVQEPGSRALLIQLARLGDLVQTLPVIESLTQSRSRLTLDLLCAAPLAPVARLFPHLRRVLAWQGAQWRAWAESAHGRHQQICREASHHLDELGVGTYAMAFNLNQHRRAIYAAHLLAARVVGPGSDGPLAASLPAWASYLRDVAWRRTDHRIHLSDAFCGLCGVRPPTLVPRIQAVQSELPAGYSPVGGKESLWVLVAVGAGDTERCMPPLVWASWIETLLAVHSRAQVVLIGSGPESEVAAAIQDRLSPLLLGRVWDSTGKLNLAQLATLMSRCHWIVGADTGPLHLGAALGLRTMGFYFARARVHETGPYGPGHWVWQQEPAGQGRSQDWPVESSVELLLSGSCPGTSPEWSLWESRFDDWGTYYCRLHHPDGAERRRESIWSSIGPTLCAER, from the coding sequence ATGAGCGAGCCGGTACAAGAACCCGGCTCGAGGGCGCTGCTCATCCAATTGGCCCGGCTTGGCGACCTGGTCCAGACGCTTCCGGTTATTGAATCCCTGACGCAGTCACGATCAAGGCTCACGCTCGATCTCCTGTGCGCGGCGCCGCTGGCTCCGGTCGCGCGGCTGTTTCCGCATCTCCGGCGGGTACTCGCCTGGCAAGGCGCCCAATGGAGGGCCTGGGCGGAGTCGGCTCACGGTCGGCATCAGCAGATCTGCCGGGAGGCCTCGCACCATCTGGATGAGTTGGGCGTCGGCACGTACGCCATGGCCTTCAACCTGAACCAACACCGGCGGGCAATCTACGCGGCGCATTTGCTGGCCGCTCGGGTCGTCGGGCCGGGTTCGGATGGTCCGCTGGCTGCATCGTTGCCGGCCTGGGCTTCTTATCTTCGAGACGTGGCCTGGCGAAGAACGGACCACCGCATCCATCTATCTGATGCGTTTTGCGGGCTTTGCGGGGTTCGCCCTCCCACGCTCGTGCCGCGCATTCAGGCGGTCCAAAGCGAACTGCCGGCCGGCTATTCGCCGGTTGGGGGCAAGGAAAGTCTGTGGGTCCTGGTGGCGGTCGGGGCGGGAGATACGGAACGGTGCATGCCGCCGTTGGTCTGGGCCAGTTGGATTGAGACGTTGTTGGCGGTCCATTCTCGGGCGCAAGTCGTGCTCATCGGGTCAGGACCGGAATCAGAGGTGGCCGCCGCCATCCAAGACCGCCTGTCGCCGTTGCTGCTCGGCCGTGTGTGGGACTCGACGGGAAAATTGAACCTGGCGCAATTGGCCACGCTCATGAGTCGCTGTCATTGGATCGTCGGGGCCGATACAGGACCGCTCCATCTGGGGGCGGCCCTGGGACTTCGCACGATGGGGTTCTATTTCGCTCGGGCGCGCGTGCACGAGACGGGACCGTACGGACCCGGACATTGGGTCTGGCAACAGGAGCCGGCTGGTCAAGGCAGGTCTCAGGACTGGCCGGTCGAGTCGAGCGTGGAACTGTTGCTGTCCGGTTCCTGCCCGGGGACGTCGCCCGAATGGTCGCTCTGGGAAAGCCGGTTCGACGACTGGGGCACCTACTATTGCCGGCTCCATCATCCGGATGGGGCCGAGCGCCGGCGAGAGTCGATCTGGTCCTCGATCGGGCCAACGTTGTGCGCTGAGAGGTAA
- a CDS encoding CgeB family protein, translated as MTVFEANVARIAVNNPGLAAQIRASSGGLLEIKESRNGMATATCGGRWVHSSYDPRQEAERWAEGHLAAWQPNETAVILGVGLLYHVEALCRRSGTDFRIAVVVPDVRELHDACRARDLGDWIGLVRWIVGDTGEAARALASFSQPLRLFTYAPAAGYHADSHAALEAALREALAARRGGRLHVAVVGPIYGGSLPIARYTVSALEQLGHRVTWIDHSFHHGSYGAMAQLSDGRHRQLLQGKFAELLSQWSLARVAEDPPDLILALAQAPLTLPALEHLRRKKFLTSMWFVENYRHLTYWQQVAGGYDYWFVIQQDRCQEALRWAGAKHIEYLPMAADPAVHRPMELSEAERREFGADVAFVGAGYANRRALLPRLISPEWTFKIWGNEWEGAAAVQPALQRGGARVDTETCVKIFNATAMNLNLHSHVGTGFDPEGDFVNPRTFELAACRAFQLVDRRSLLPNLFDSGQMATLTDEDGLASCLRTWRQEPEARRAMAQAAYDRTLREHTYAHRMKGLLARVGMGEPDRVGAILRGDRQAGRLAEQSRDCPELIPLLRQGPDTERVELRDLAARIKAKGATATLGREELLILLLDEHRADVRDLL; from the coding sequence ATGACGGTTTTCGAAGCCAATGTGGCGCGGATCGCTGTCAACAATCCAGGCCTGGCCGCGCAGATCCGGGCGTCATCCGGCGGTCTGCTGGAGATCAAGGAATCGCGCAACGGCATGGCGACGGCGACGTGCGGCGGCCGCTGGGTCCACAGCTCCTATGATCCTCGACAGGAGGCGGAGCGTTGGGCGGAGGGCCATCTGGCGGCCTGGCAGCCGAACGAAACGGCGGTCATCCTCGGCGTCGGCCTCCTGTATCACGTGGAGGCGCTCTGCCGGCGTTCGGGAACCGACTTCCGGATCGCCGTGGTCGTGCCGGACGTGAGGGAGCTTCATGACGCCTGCCGCGCGCGCGACCTGGGCGATTGGATCGGTCTCGTGCGATGGATTGTGGGGGATACTGGAGAGGCAGCCCGGGCGCTGGCGTCGTTCTCGCAGCCGCTTCGCCTGTTCACCTATGCGCCGGCCGCCGGCTATCACGCCGATTCCCATGCCGCGCTCGAGGCCGCGCTGAGGGAAGCCCTGGCGGCGCGGAGGGGAGGCCGACTGCACGTGGCGGTGGTGGGGCCGATCTACGGGGGGTCGCTCCCGATCGCGCGCTATACCGTTTCCGCGCTCGAACAGCTCGGCCACAGGGTCACCTGGATCGATCACAGTTTCCATCACGGCAGCTATGGGGCGATGGCGCAACTGTCCGACGGGCGGCATCGCCAGTTGCTGCAAGGAAAATTTGCGGAGCTGCTCAGCCAATGGTCGCTGGCCCGCGTGGCGGAAGATCCGCCGGATCTCATCCTGGCCTTGGCCCAAGCGCCGCTGACGCTCCCGGCGCTGGAGCATCTGCGGCGCAAGAAGTTTCTGACGAGCATGTGGTTCGTCGAGAATTATCGACATCTGACCTATTGGCAGCAGGTGGCGGGCGGCTACGACTACTGGTTCGTCATTCAGCAGGACCGCTGCCAGGAAGCCTTGCGATGGGCCGGCGCCAAGCACATCGAGTACCTCCCGATGGCGGCCGATCCGGCCGTTCACCGGCCGATGGAACTGTCCGAAGCAGAGCGGCGCGAGTTCGGCGCCGACGTCGCCTTTGTCGGCGCCGGCTATGCGAACCGCCGCGCGCTGTTGCCCAGACTGATCTCGCCGGAATGGACGTTCAAGATCTGGGGCAACGAGTGGGAGGGGGCGGCGGCGGTGCAGCCGGCGCTTCAACGGGGCGGAGCGCGGGTCGATACCGAGACCTGCGTGAAGATCTTCAACGCCACGGCGATGAATCTCAATCTTCACTCCCATGTCGGAACGGGGTTCGATCCGGAGGGCGACTTCGTCAACCCGCGCACGTTCGAGTTGGCGGCCTGCCGTGCCTTTCAACTGGTGGACCGGCGGAGCCTGCTTCCGAACCTCTTCGACTCCGGCCAAATGGCGACCTTGACCGATGAGGATGGGCTCGCGAGCTGCCTCCGTACGTGGCGGCAGGAACCGGAAGCCAGGAGGGCCATGGCCCAGGCAGCCTATGATCGGACCTTGCGAGAACATACGTATGCCCATCGGATGAAGGGCCTGCTGGCGCGGGTCGGCATGGGCGAACCGGATCGGGTCGGGGCGATTCTACGCGGCGACCGGCAGGCCGGACGCCTAGCGGAGCAGAGCCGGGACTGCCCCGAGTTGATCCCGCTCTTGCGGCAGGGGCCTGACACCGAACGGGTGGAACTGCGGGACCTTGCGGCCAGGATCAAGGCGAAAGGGGCCACGGCCACCCTCGGCCGCGAAGAGCTGTTGATCCTCCTGCTCGATGAACATCGCGCGGACGTGAGGGACCTGCTGTGA